A region from the Vicia villosa cultivar HV-30 ecotype Madison, WI linkage group LG3, Vvil1.0, whole genome shotgun sequence genome encodes:
- the LOC131661303 gene encoding uncharacterized protein LOC131661303 encodes MNEKRNSKRQKSFKMPGTDFNDAQNLDDGILFPVEEIAQYPLPGYVSPTSISFSPDDSLISYLFSPDNTLNRNIFTYDVKSNKQELLFSPPDGGLDESNISPEEKLRRERLRERGLGVTRYEWVKTNSKKKAVMVPLPAGIYFHDISLSKTELKLPSIPASPTIDPHLSPDGSMLAYVRDFELHVMNLLSNESKQLTHGAKENGFIHGLAEYIAQEEMDRKTGYWWSLDSKYIAFTEVDYSEIPLFRIMHQGKSSAGPDAQEDHPYPFAGASNVKVRLGVVSVTGGSTTWMDLDCGGVKELDNEDEYLARVNWMHGNILTAQIINRHQTKIKMVKFDIRTGQRREILVEENKTWINIHDCFTPLDKGVTKFSGGFIWASEKSGFRHLYLHDANGTCLGPITEGEWMVEQIAGVNEATGLIYFTGTLDSPLESNLYCTKLFVDGTQPLQAPTRLTHGKGKHIVVLDHHMQTFVDIHDSLSCPPRVLLCSLEDGSIIMPLYEQPMPVPKFKKLQLEPPEIVEIETADGTILYGALYKPDVSRFGPPPYKTMINVYGGPSVQLVSNSWQNTVDLRAQYLRNKGILVWKLDNRGTSRRGLKFEGYLKHKLGQIDADDQFYGAEWLIKEGLAKSGHIGLYGWSYGGYLSAMTLSRYPDFFKCAIAGAPTTSWDGYDTFYTEKYMGLPSENKSAYTRGSVMNHVHKLKGRLLLVHGMIDENVHFRHTARLINALVAAGKVYELIIFPDERHMPRRYSDRVYMEERMWEFIDRNL; translated from the exons ATGAATGAGAAGAGGAATTCAAAGCgtcaaaaatcattcaaaatgcCTGGAACCGACTTCAACGACGCGCAGAATCTCGACGATGGCATTCTTTTCCCTGTCGAAGAGATTGCGCAATACCCGTTGCCTGGATATGTATCGCCGACTTCGATAAGTTTTAGTCCCGACGATAGTTTGATTTCGTATCTGTTTAGTCCGGATAATACGTTGAACAGGAATATTTTCACTTATGATGTGAAGAGTAATAAACAAGAATTGTTGTTTAGCCCTCCTGATGGGGGGCTTGATGAGAGTAATATTTCTCCGGAAGAGAAGTTGAGGAGGGAGAGGTTGAGGGAGCGGGGGTTAGGAGTGACGCGGTATGAATGGGTGAAGACGAACTCGAAAAAGAAAGCAGTCATGGTGCCATTACCTGCTGGG ATTTATTTCCACGATATTTCGCTTTCGAAAACAGAGCTTAAGCTTCCAAGTATACCAGCGTCGCCCACTATTGATCCACATCTGTCTCCAGATGGATCTATGCTTGCCTATGTGAGAGACTTTGAGTTGCATGTTATGAATCTCTTGTCTAATGAATCAAAGCAGTTGACCCATGGCGCGAAGGAAAACGGTTTT ATTCACGGGCTTGCGGAATATATAGCACAG GAGGAGATGGATAGAAAAACTGGATATTGGTGGTCACTGGACAGTAAATATATTGCATTTACTGAAGTTGATTATTCTGAAATACCGCTTTTTAGAATTATGCACCAAGGTAAGAGCTCAGCTGGCCCAGATGCGCAGGAAGACCATCCTTATCCTTTTGCAGGAGCTTCAAATGTTAAAGTACGCCTGGGGGTTGTTTCAGTAACTGGAGGCTCCACCACTTGGATGGATCTTGACTGCGGGGGAGTGAAAGAACTGGACAATGAGGATGAATATTTGGCAAGAGTTAATTGGATGCATGGAAACATTCTCACTGCTCAGATCATCAATAGACACCAGACTAAAATAAAGATGGTTAAGTTTGATATTAGAACAGGGCAGAGGAGAGAGATATTGGTAGAAGAAAATAAAACCTGGATCAACATTCATGACTGTTTCACACCTCTTGATAAAGGAGTTACCAAGTTTTCAGGTGGATTTATCTGGGCTAGTGAGAAATCAGGATTTAGACATCTCTATCTTCATGATGCAAATGGGACTTGTTTAGGACCCATCACTGAAGGTGAATGGATGGTTGAGCAAATCGCCGGTGTGAATGAGGCAACAGGTCTAATATATTTCACTGGGACCTTGGATAGTCCTCTTGAATCCAACTTATACTGTACTAAACTTTTCGTCGATGGAACTCAACCACTTCAGGCCCCTACCAGACTTACACATGGCAAGGGTAAGCACATTGTGGTCCTTGATCATCATATGCAAACATTTGTTGATATCCACGACTCTCTTAGTTGTCCGCCTAGGGTATTACTTTGCTCGTTAGAGGATGGAAGCATAATCATGCCTTTGTATGAGCAGCCAATGCCAGTTCCAAAATTCAAAAAGCTTCAACTTGAACCTCCAGAGATTGTTGAAATAGAGACCGCTGATGGTACTATCTTGTATGGAGCTCTTTATAAGCCCGACGTTTCGAGATTTGGACCTCCACCTTACAAAACCATGATCAATGTTTACGGTGGTCCCAGTGTACAGCTTGTTTCTAACTCTTGGCAAAATACTGTTGACCTGAGAGCGCAATACTTGAGAAATAAAGGCATCTTAGTTTGGAAG TTAGACAATAGAGGAACTTCGAGACGGGGGTTGAAGTTTGAAGGCTATTTAAAGCACAAACTTGGACAAATTGATGCCGACGATCAATTTTATGGAGCAGAGTGGCTTATTAAAGAAGGGCTTGCAAAATCTGGACACATTGGATTGTATGGATGGAGCTATGGCGGGTATCTATCTGCCATGACACTTTCAAGGTATCCTGACTTCTTCAAGTGTGCTATAGCCGGTGCACCTACTACATCGTGGGACGGATATGACACATTCTATACAGAGAAGTACATGGGATTGCCATCTGAAAATAAGTCAGCGTATACAAGAGGTTCTGTGATGAACCATGTGCACAAGTTGAAAGGAAGGTTGTTGCTTGTGCATGGCATGATTGATGAGAATGTACATTTTAGGCACACTGCAAGGCTTATCAACGCCCTCGTGGCAGCTGGAAAAGTTTATGAGCTGATCATTTTCCCAGATGAGCGCCACATGCCTCGGCGATATAGCGACCGAGTTTATATGGAAGAGAGGATGTGGGAATTCATAGACAGGAACCTTTGA
- the LOC131655634 gene encoding phosphatidylinositol 4-kinase gamma 3-like, whose translation MACLTVSPMYENGEYTSWFSRHARDSILIYLTVGGSVIPMHIMETDSIASVKLRIQTFRGFFVKKSKLVFEGKELAHDKSCVRDYGVADGNVLHLVLRFSDLKAITVRTLSGKEFGFCIEKTRNVGYVKQQIARKGQGFFDLADQELVWKGEALDDQRLIEDICKDNDAVIHLLVRISDAKVRTKPVEKDFELSIEASSAPDTVQNLAADQLGPLVPKRNRLTSEFLLEPIFKNSNIKIPPLIQELVKITLEGLEKGRKPIRSSEGSGGAYLMQDPSGLKYVSVFKPTDEEPMAINNPRGLPISEDGEGLKKGTRVGQGALREVAAYILDHPRKEPRSYHNNEEQGFAGVPPTVMVKCMHEGFHHPEGYKNVSRNVKIGSLQMFMRNIGSCEDMGPSAFPVKEVHKISVLDIRLANADRHAGNILVSKNGEDDPTVLIPIDHGYCLPESFEDCTFDWLYWPQAQEPYSSDTIEYIKSLDAEEDIKLLKSHGWELPPECARILRISTMLLQKGAEKGLTPFTIGCIMCRETLKKKSVIEQIIQKVEEAALPGTSEAAFLDLVSVIMDNHLEGLFP comes from the exons ATGGCTTGTTTGACAGTTAGTCCAATGTATGAAAATGGTGAATATACTAGTTGGTTTAGTCGTCATGCAAGGGATTCAATTTTGATTTACCTAACTGTTGGTGGATCGGTGATCCCCATGCATATTATGGAGACGGATTCCATTGCTTCGGTGAAGCTGAGAATTCAAACCTTTAGAGGATTTTTTGTAAAGAAATCGAAACTGGTTTTTGAAGGGAAGGAATTGGCTCATGACAAATCATGTGTCCGTGATTATGGTGTTGCTGATGGGAATGTATTGCATTTAGTTCTAAGGTTTTCTGATCTTAAAGCTATTACAGTTAGGACTTTATCTGGTAAGGAGTTCGGGTTTTGTATCGAGAAGACTAGGAATGTGGGTTATGTGAAGCAGCAGATTGCAAGGAAAGGGCAAGGATTCTTCGATCTTGCGGATCAAGAATTGGTATGGAAGGGCGAGGCACTTGATGACCAAAGACTTATTGAGGACATCTGTAAGGATAATGATGCTGTGATTCATTTGTTGGTCAGGATATCAGATGCCAAGGTAAGAACTAAACcagtagaaaaagattttgaattatcAATTGAGGCATCGTCCGCACCTGATACAGTACAAAATTTAGCTGCAGACCAGCTAGGGCCACTGGTCCCGAAAAGGAACCGGTTGACTAGTGAATTTCTTTTGGAACCAATTTTTAAGAATTCCAATATCAAAATTCCACCACTGATCCAGGAACTAGTTAAAATTACATTAGAGGGGTTAGAGAAAGGCCGTAAGCCAATTCGATCATCAGAGGGATCAGGAGGAGCTTATCTCATGCAAGATCCATCTGGCTTAAAGTATGTGTCAGTTTTCAAGCCTACTGATGAGGAGCCAATGGCAATTAATAATCCTCGGGGCTTACCTATCTCAGAGGATGGTGAAGGTTTAAAGAAAGGAACACGAGTAGGGCAAGGTGCGTTGAGAGAAGTTGCAGCTTACATCTTGGATCATCCGAGGAAAGAACCTCGCTCATATCATAACAATGAGGAGCAAGGGTTTGCTGGAGTTCCGCCTACAGTTATGGTCAAATGCATGCATGAAGGGTTCCATCATCCTGAAGGTTACAAGAATGTTTCAAGAAATGTTAAAATAGGATCACTTCAGATGTTTATGAGGAACATTGGAAGCTGTGAAGACATGGGCCCTAGTGCATTTCCGGTGAAAGAGGTACACAAGATCTCTGTGCTGGACATCAGGTTGGCAAATGCAGATAGACATGCTGGGAACATTTTGGTTTCCAAGAACGGTGAAGATGATCCAACTGTCCTTATTCCAATTGATCATGGCTATTGTCTGCCTGAGAGT TTTGAAGACTGCACTTTTGACTGGTTATATTGGCCACAAGCTCAAGAACCTTACTCTTCAGACACCATAGAGTACATAAAATCTTTGGATGCAGAAGAAGATATCAAGCTTTTGAAGTCTCATGGATGGGAACTTCCTCCTGAATGTGCCCGGATCCTTCGTATATCAACCATGCTGCTTCAGAAAGGTGCAGAGAAAGGACTCACTCCTTTCACCATAGGTTGCATCATGTGTAGAGAAACACTGAAGAAAAAGTCTGTCATTGAGCAGATTATTCAGAAAGTGGAAGAGGCTGCACTTCCCGGAACAAGCGAAGCTGCAtttcttgatcttgtttctgTGATCATGGATAATCATTTAGAAGGCCTATTCCCATGA